In one window of Helianthus annuus cultivar XRQ/B chromosome 17, HanXRQr2.0-SUNRISE, whole genome shotgun sequence DNA:
- the LOC110922720 gene encoding uncharacterized protein LOC110922720 → MGEGKGSSLVHLLVIILCLVAFAFAIAAERRRSTGTIRTDDRTNSTYCVYDSDVATGYGVGGFLFLLSGQSLLMGVTKCMCFGRPLAPGGNRAWTIIYFTFSWMCFVVAEACLIAGAKKNAYHTRYKSMTESFSCDTLRKGVFVAGAVFVVATMVLNVYYYMYFTKATTQPAHKTNRSSSSVGMAAYA, encoded by the exons atgggGGAAGGTAAAGGGTCATCACTGGTTCATCTTCTAGTCATCATCTTATGCTTAGTTGCTTTTGCTTTCGCCATTGCTGCCGAACGACGTCGTAGCACT GGAACCATTCGTACAGATGACAGGACCAATTCGACTTACTGCGTATACGATTCAGATGTCGCAACCGGATACGGTGTTGGGGGCTTTTTATTTCTACTATCAGGTCAATCATTGCTTATGGGTGTGACCAAATGCATGTGTTTTGGAAGGCCTTTAGCACCTGGCGGAAATCGAGCTTGGACCATCATCTATTTTACATTCTCTTG GATGTGTTTTGTAGTTGCCGAAGCTTGTCTGATAGCCGGGGCAAAGAAGAACGCGTACCATACAAGATACAAGAGTATGACGGAGAGTTTTTCATGTGACACATTAAGGAAAGGTGTTTTTGTTGCGGGTGCAGTGTTTGTTGTTGCAACTATGGTACTGAATGTTTATTACTACATGTACTTTACCAAGGCTACAACTCAACCTGCTCACAAAACCAACCGTTCTAGTTCTAGTGTTGGTATGGCTGCTTATGCTTAG